The sequence GACGTAGAGGAAGGCGTACACGTAGTAGCGGACCTGGGTGTGTGCCCAGCCCTCGCCGACGGGGTCCACGCCGCACTCGTACGTCAACAGCTTCTCGGGCGTCGGCACCACGGGCCGCAGCAGCCGCCCGGCACCGAAGGCCACGGCCACGAAGAGCACCCCGATCACGGCGATGATGCCGACGACCGAGTAGCCCTGGAAATAGTCCGCGGCGACGGTGGTGCCCACGGTCGCGTCCGGCACGTCCGCCCCTCGCTCCCTGACTGCGCTTGTTTCAACGACTTCGACGATCTGTACGGATCGGAGTCTAGGCCCTGCCCCGGCCGCGGTGAGCAGCCGGATCGTCGCGGACGGTGGGGTTGTCCCTACTTCGCCCTACCTGGGCGGCCGGCAGCGTAGACGGCGCGGACGGTTGTCTCAGAAGGTGTCTCACGGAGCGGACGGGCACGGGGTGGCTCGGGCGGGGCGGGACACCTTCTGCCGCGTCACCGGGGCGGCCCTGCGTGGGGGTGGGCGGGGCCGGGGTGGACGGGGCCGGGGTAGACGGGGCCGGGGTGGACGGGGCCGTCGTGAGCGGGACCGGCGTGAGCGGGGCCGGGGTATGCGGGGCCGGGGTAAGCGGGGCCGGGGTAAGCGGGACCAGGGTGGACGGGGCCGGAGGGGGCGCCGTCCGGGGCTGCCGGGGCGCTCCCGCCCGTACGCTGCCGGCCCGGGCCGCGCGAGACGGCCCGGTTCATCGCCTCGGCCGCGATCCGCGCCGCCGCCTGCAGCGTCCGCTCGCCGAGCAGCTCGGTGCGGATCGCACCGCCCGCCGCGAGATGGCGGTCGTAGGGAAGCGGGAGCACCGTCGCGCCGCCGACGCTCAGATGCTCGGTGGCCTTGCGCAGGTCCAGCCCGGAATCGGGGGACACATGGCTGAGAACCACCACTGTCGTCGGCAGCATGCCGGGGTGGAGCCCGCCGGCCCAGTCCAGTACCGAGCGGGTGGCCGCCACTCCCTCCGGGGTCGCCGGGGAGACCAGCACCCTCGCCTGCGTCGTCACCAGCGCGGTACGCGCCACCTCGGCGGGCAGCGTCTCGCAGTCCACGACGGTGGTCGCGAAGTACCGGCGCAGGGACGTCATCACCACCCGGTAGGTGTCGATGTCCAGCCTCGTCCCGATGGCGCCCTGGCTGCCCGGCAGCAGCCAGCCGCCGCCGGGGAACGGGATCAGATAGCCGGTCAGGTCCGTGATCAGCATCGACGGATCCACTATCTGCGCCAGGTCGGTACCCGACCAGCGCACTTCTCGTGCGCCCAGCCGGTGCGGCAGCGTGCCGAGCGCTGGATCGGCCTCGACCGCCAGCACCGGATCGGCGCGGTAGTGCGCATAGGTGAGGGCCAGCAGGGCGGCGACGGTGGACTTGCCCGCACCGCCCCGGATGCTCGTCACGGAGATCTGCCGGCCGGTGGCCACCGGCTGCTGGATGGCGTGGGCGGTCTGGGTGACGGCGGCGGTCTCCGCGGCGGGCGACGAGGCGATCGCCCGCCGTACGGCCCGCCCCGCACGCTGCGCGACCGACTCTCCGTGCCGCGGCTTGGACCGCAGCGCGTCCAGCTCGGGCGGCAGCAGCGGTACCGAGACGGGCGTCGGCTGGGACCTGAGCAGGCGCGT is a genomic window of Streptomyces sp. Edi2 containing:
- a CDS encoding NADH-quinone oxidoreductase subunit A, with the protein product MPDATVGTTVAADYFQGYSVVGIIAVIGVLFVAVAFGAGRLLRPVVPTPEKLLTYECGVDPVGEGWAHTQVRYYVYAFLYVIFAVDSIFLFPWATIFAAPGFGGVTLVEMFIFLGFLTIGLLYAWKKGVLEWT